gaaaacaaaaacaccaaGAGAGTGAAGGAGTGTGTGTTAGAAATCTCAATTTGAGGCTGAAACTACAATTCCTGAGAAGCCTTTGCCTTTGCAGACTTCTTTGGTAACAAGGATTGGTGAATGTTCGGCAAGACACCACCTTGAGCAATCGTCACGTGGCCCAATAGtttgttcaattcttcatcgttTCTGATTGCCAATTGTAAATGTCTTGGGATGATTCTGGTCTTTTTATTATCTCTTGCTGCGTTACCTGCCAATTCCAAGATTTCTGCAGCCAAGTACTCCAAGACCGCAGTCATGTAGACGGGTGCACCAGAACCGATTCTCTGTGCATAGTTACCCTTTCTCAATAGTCTGTGGACTCTACCAACCGGGAAAGTTAACCCAGCCTTTGCAGATCTAGAAGTAGATACTTTTTCAGAGGAGCCTGCCTTACCGCCTTTACCGCCGGACATTGTGTTTGGTTTTTATTATACAAATGATGTTATTACCTGTTACACCTTGTGCCAGAAGGAAAGAGCGGAAAAAGTACGTTGGAAAGCCAAAGGTGTCATATATAACCGTATACTCAAATACAGGACAGCAACGAAGAGCATATTTAGGCCTTACCAAAAAGAGGCAACTTTGCCTTCAGTGAACGCGTTTGCAAATGAGAAATGCATCTCGTGAGCCATATCAACTTCTAAGTAGCCGTTGTGCATCGGTATATGGATGCACCCCACTATATGGAGCTTTTAGCACGCCAGTCGGCTGAAAACGGGGATTTCGCatttaaaaataataaaataacaaaaaaataacaaaaacataacaaaaaataacaaaaaataacaaaaaataaaaaaataaaaagataaaaaaataaaaaaatataaaaataaaaaaataaaaaaatataaaaataaaaaaatataaaaatataaaaatataaaaatataaaaatataaaaataaaaaaaataaaaaattaatcgaaaaagaaagaaaaaaaggaaattaaGAAATTGGGAAAATACTAGTGGCCCAGAATTAATCCCAAATTATCGCAGGGATTAACAGCTATCGATGATGTGTGGCTACTGGGTATCTCTGTGGTTTACAATTTGGTCCTCCTGTTTGGTATATTTGCATCTACCCTACACACACTTTCCAACACTTGTTCATCAGTTTTACGTCTATCCGCTTTTGGCTTCCACTTTCAAACATCCCTCCCGCTTTGCACTCTTCTGGCTTTCTCTAATCAGGCAATACCATGTATTCTCCAACTACCACCCCACACCTGGACTCTTTCCGTTTTAGAAGAGACTCTCACAATCATGCCTCAGTTGATTCTCGCAATGCAAGATTCACTACAGGCCCTACCCCTTCCCCATCGTCATCTAATTTACATGACCAAGACCCTCTAGCCTCTTCCTCTGCAAACAATCAGTTGAGAAAGACTGCAACAGCCAACTCAAATACCGGCGATAACTATTCCATCACTTCTTCCTATTCAGAAGCTAGTTATAATTCTAGAGCTGATAATTCCctcatctttgaaagaCTGGTCCAGGATCCCTTGATCGAGGGCCAGCCAATACCAAGCTCCCTGCCAAGACATCATACTTCGGAAACATTTATCCCAGCCTCCTTAGATACAACCACTCATATGATTAGAAACAATACCATCGATATCCACGATTTGAACGAACCAACCGAGTTTGGCTTCAACTCAAGAAAATCCTCATTGGCTAATCTTGAGGCAGCCCTAGGTGGCTCTTCGTCAAACCTGTCTTCAAGGAGACCATCTTCTGCAAATTTACCTACTCTTAACTCCTTTAGATCGGCAAATTTATCAAGGGTGAGTACAACTTCGAGCTTCTCCAATCTAACAGACGCTTTCCAAAAATCTCAATATCCAAACAGCAACactactactactactactactacACCTACTGCTGCTGCTAATAATActaataacaacaacaataataatcaCAATAATAATGCTAACAGCAGCACTTGCAACCTCAACCAAAACTCAAATATTAATTTACTACCTCCTTTGAGTAAGTCAGTGACCTCAACTTCAGTCAGCTCATATGCAAGTCAAAGAGCTCAAAATGCTCCTGTCTCTCCCTTGCAAAAGAATAAGTCCTTTTATTCTTACGCTGATATCATAGCACAGGATGATCAAGATTCAAAGTTTGCCATCAGAAGACCGTCAATCTCAACCTCTTTATCTAACCAAAAAATGGCTAGAACTGGCTCCTTTGGATCGTGCAATTCACCAAGGTCCCCCTCAGTTTGCGGCTCCTTGTGTAATCCCACTAATGTTAATAGTCCAAACTCATTGAGAACAAACTCATTTTCCGCAAATCAAAGACTAAGAAATACTTCCCCAACCTTTAAAGTGGATTCACATTCAgataacaacaataatacgagcaacaataacaatgatgatgattcCATCTTTTCAATGTCTGGGCTTAACAATACCCCTAAAAGATCAGTCGGTTTCTCCGGTAGGCCAATCAGTTCTAGCACTATGAGAGGCTCCATTAGTCAAAACAGTGTTTtaacaacttcaaacaTCGACCATCTTTTAAAATCAACGACTTCAAATGAATCAGCAGCTTCGGATAAATCTTAGACACCAAGGAGCCTTGCGAACTATTACAACATATCTTGTGctttcccttttttttccctaGAATAAAAGAGACTAACTCATATTTATGTCatttcatgttttcttGAGAGGCAAATCATTTCGCCTTTTTCTCAATCATCGAATATCCGTTTTATTTTCTACTTACATGTCAGGATTGGTTTTCATTCTAATCTATTCTATTGGAAAAATATCCATGAATTCCACCCCCttcctttattttcctccattttttttctcaatttcgTTTTTTAAAGTCCCATCATGACATTTCAATTCGTTTTCCTATGTCTACTTATCGCCCTTTTTATCTAGTTATCgttttttgcttttcttttacCCATGAATAGTTTTATACAAATAAATCTAAAGTTACTcgaacaaaaaaaaaagaacagaaaggaaaaattacCTAGTATACGCATTGACACTGTTTTATTCAGCACTCAAATAGTTTTTTCTATTACCTGTTCTAACAAACCTTCTTAGCATCCATTCAACATCAGCATCCTTATCATCCATTGTACCCAACCTGATTTCAAACATTCTCATTTCAAACCTAGGCCCAACTTCACTCAATTCAACACCATCTCTAGTCTTAGCGTAAACATGTTGTCGAACACTGATGAAGTCATCACGGTTGATGAAGCTTATTACTCTTGGTGAATCAACCTTAACACCAGGCGGGAATAGATGTTTTAGGATCGTCGAGCATCTCTTACCTAGGTTGGagttgaagttttcaaatattaAATGCGGATAGACCTCACTTTGGTTGGTCacattcaacaaatcaTGCCTTAACACAACATTATGTAATGTGAATGTGACTGTTGGGCCATGCGGTAAATGTGTTATTGTAAGAGTTGTTGGTACACCTCTATGTTCATGTATGACAATGATATCCGTGACACCCTGTTTCTTACAAGTATCGACCAACGTTGGCATTATATAGTTACCTCTATTTAGTCGAACCGCATTTGGGAAGAGgagtttgatttcttttgtaaattGTGACAATCTAGTCGATGGATTTCTTGATGTTGTAATGACGATTCTAGGCTCAACCAACCCGGATAATGCACTGTATTCATCGTCTAGCTCTACGTTAGCTGCTTGTGTGCTTTCATCATAAAGGAAATCCTTTTGAAGTTGGTTATCCTCTGCAATTTCTTTGGGTAATGGCTTGCCTGTTGCTAACGATGCTGCCAGTTGCTGTCTTTTGGATATCGTGTTTTGCTCACGCAACTGCTGGGCTTTACGGAAAAGATACTCACGACGTTCACGAGCTTGTTTTCTTAACATTTTGAAGACTTGTGATCTGTTGGTGTTACCTTGGCAGGATTGATTTTTATGTTAAAGAGAGACAAGGAAGGAGAAACGGTTCCGAAAGTTTTcagaagttttgaaaagttttgaaaaattacttgaaaaaaaactatgTTAGTGAGaactttaattttttggtttAGGGGGTATTATGGTTTCCTGGGATGTCAGTAGGAAATTTCGGTTACCTTTTTTTAACCTTCTtcatttcaatgattcaaCCAGTTTTATACAAGAGAAATGGCAAGATAGCTATTTTCTATTTGCGAATAGACTGTTCCCCTCATGATAACTATATCAAAATTCAACTCACTGATGTATATAACTTTGCAAGTTATTTTGAGTCTAATACAAGAGAAGAGTTGATCGATTATACATTTGACTTGAATAAACTGACGAAATTTGATAAAGGAGCTGTTCCTAAAATATACGAAAATATGTATACCTTAGTCGAAAAGCTCAAACCAGTTTTATCGGAAGATTTCAAATGCACGTTAAACGAAGATGCacttttattgataaatggGTCTTTCAAATACCTGTTCCCATTGCAGAGCATGCCCGATTCTGACAATCTACTATACATCAAAGAGATATATACTAATTTGGAAAAGCTTTCCATTTACGAGCACCTGCTGATAGAAAACCTAACAAACCATATACACacgaaaaatcaaatactTGAGAAAATAGCACGTGAATACCATAATAAAGTGAGTTATTCACgtaatgaaaaatttgatataCTGAAAAGTAAGCACATAAAAGACTTatttatcaacaaacaaatcatGAAATTCTTAGTCTCTAAACCTGAAGAGATTGTAGAAGAATCCTCCAAAATATCAGGTATTGATTCTAAATGTTTATTTACCACCGGGACCCAGTCCATTTggaataaaattgaaagtgaaCCAAGGAAAGAACCAGAGTTAATCATTCCTGAATTCGGTAAGACTGATCGCAAGGAAGACTTAAATGGACCATCTAACCCGACATCAAAGAGGAAACTGCAAGGTTTACTTAGAAGAATAAAACGTAGTAAAATACAATGATCAATCATTGCCACGCATACTCCGAGCCCAGTAGTCTTCAATAGCTTTCAATGCGTTCTTTTGTTCAACATTACGACTTTTGTAGATGGCTTCCAGAAAAAGTTTCCAGAACTCAACAAattcatccaaatctttttttgatgGGGGAACATTTGTGAATTTCCTGAACTCCGTTCTATCTTTTAGGATTTGCATCGGATTGTATACATTTCGGCGATCAAAGAAATCGGCAAACGTGGAGAACCCAAGTCTTAAGATACATTTTCCTGCATCTCGCAAAGTTTTCATCTTGGATTCGTCGTACTCAATCATGTAGACATCGTCACCGTACGTGGAGTTGATCGCATAATTGATCGCTTCAAGAACTAAAGTTGTCACTTGTGAAAATATTTGCAGGGAAACGTCAGAAAAcgaatttgaagttgattcCCTGTCAACATCTGCCATCTTTTTCGGCTGTTGTCGGTCCAACTcttgctgctgctgctgctgttgttgttgttgttgctggtaTAGCTCTGTATACATATTAACGTCATCCACGATCA
The Pichia kudriavzevii chromosome 2, complete sequence DNA segment above includes these coding regions:
- a CDS encoding uncharacterized protein (PKUD0B02380) — encoded protein: MSVGNFGYLFLTFFISMIQPVLYKRNGKIAIFYLRIDCSPHDNYIKIQLTDVYNFASYFESNTREELIDYTFDLNKLTKFDKGAVPKIYENMYTLVEKLKPVLSEDFKCTLNEDALLLINGSFKYLFPLQSMPDSDNLLYIKEIYTNLEKLSIYEHLLIENLTNHIHTKNQILEKIAREYHNKVSYSRNEKFDILKSKHIKDLFINKQIMKFLVSKPEEIVEESSKISGIDSKCLFTTGTQSIWNKIESEPRKEPELIIPEFGKTDRKEDLNGPSNPTSKRKLQGLLRRIKRSKIQ
- a CDS encoding uncharacterized protein (PKUD0B02360; similar to Saccharomyces cerevisiae YIL135C (VHS2) and YNL074C (MLF3); ancestral locus Anc_2.222); amino-acid sequence: MYSPTTTPHLDSFRFRRDSHNHASVDSRNARFTTGPTPSPSSSNLHDQDPLASSSANNQLRKTATANSNTGDNYSITSSYSEASYNSRADNSLIFERLVQDPLIEGQPIPSSLPRHHTSETFIPASLDTTTHMIRNNTIDIHDLNEPTEFGFNSRKSSLANLEAALGGSSSNLSSRRPSSANLPTLNSFRSANLSRVSTTSSFSNLTDAFQKSQYPNSNTTTTTTTTPTAAANNTNNNNNNNHNNNANSSTCNLNQNSNINLLPPLSKSVTSTSVSSYASQRAQNAPVSPLQKNKSFYSYADIIAQDDQDSKFAIRRPSISTSLSNQKMARTGSFGSCNSPRSPSVCGSLCNPTNVNSPNSLRTNSFSANQRLRNTSPTFKVDSHSDNNNNTSNNNNDDDSIFSMSGLNNTPKRSVGFSGRPISSSTMRGSISQNSVLTTSNIDHLLKSTTSNESAASDKS
- a CDS encoding uncharacterized protein (PKUD0B02350; similar to Saccharomyces cerevisiae YBL003C (HTA2); ancestral locus Anc_3.208), translated to MSGGKGGKAGSSEKVSTSRSAKAGLTFPVGRVHRLLRKGNYAQRIGSGAPVYMTAVLEYLAAEILELAGNAARDNKKTRIIPRHLQLAIRNDEELNKLLGHVTIAQGGVLPNIHQSLLPKKSAKAKASQEL
- a CDS encoding uncharacterized protein (PKUD0B02370; similar to Saccharomyces cerevisiae YNL075W (IMP4); ancestral locus Anc_2.221) — encoded protein: MLRKQARERREYLFRKAQQLREQNTISKRQQLAASLATGKPLPKEIAEDNQLQKDFLYDESTQAANVELDDEYSALSGLVEPRIVITTSRNPSTRLSQFTKEIKLLFPNAVRLNRGNYIMPTLVDTCKKQGVTDIIVIHEHRGVPTTLTITHLPHGPTVTFTLHNVVLRHDLLNVTNQSEVYPHLIFENFNSNLGKRCSTILKHLFPPGVKVDSPRVISFINRDDFISVRQHVYAKTRDGVELSEVGPRFEMRMFEIRLGTMDDKDADVEWMLRRFVRTGNRKNYLSAE